The Parvibaculum sp. DNA segment TCTTTGATATCGGTCATTATGGCCTCAATTTTCCTGAACGTCGGCGGCGACCTGCATCTTCACGATCGTGTCGGGATCGGAAGGCGGCTCGCCGCGCTTGATGTTGTCGACAAATTCCATGCCCTCGACGACACGGCCGAACAGCGTGTACTGCCCGTCGAGAAAGGAGGCGTCGTCGAAGCAGATGAAGAACTGGCTGTTGGCGCTGTTGGGGCTCTGCGAGCGCGCCATGCCGAGCGCGCCGCGCGTGAAGCTTTCGTTGCGCGTGAATTCGGCCCTGAGATCGTCGAGAAAGGAGCCGCCCATGCCGGTGCCGGTCGGATCGCCGGTCTGGGCCATGAAGCCTTCGATGACGCGGTGGAAGACGATGCCGTCGTAAAAGCCCTCGCGCGCCAGAGTCTTGATGCGCTCGGCATGGCGCGGCGCGATCTCCGGCAGAAGCTCGATGACGACGCGGCCATCTTTGAGATCGAGGTAGATCGTGTTTTCCGGGTCGAGCGCGAGGGCCTTTCCCGAAAGCCCGGCAAGGGCGAAAAGCGCGATCAGCGCGGTCGTCAGCTTACGCATGTCGGAACTCCGTTTTTGCGGTCACTTCTTTTCGGCGATGCGGGCGAGAACCTTGCCGGCAACGCTTTTCGGTACGAAGGGCAGAATGTCGCCGCCCATCGAGGCGATCTGGCGCACCAGCGTCGAGGAGATGAACTGCGTCTCCGGCGAGGCGGCGAGAAAGACCGTCTCGACCTTGGGGTTCATCACGCGGTTCATTCCGACCATCTGCGTCTCGTACTCGAAATCGACGGCGCCGCGCAATCCGCGAATGATGACATTGGCGCCTGCATCGTCTGCGGCGTTGACGACAAGGCCTGAAAACGAGGTTGTGCTGACCTTGGCGCCCGCGGCTTTGGCCAGCGGCGCGGCTTCGGCCTCGATCAGCGCAAAACGCTCTTCCAGTGTCAGCAGCGGCGTCTTGGTGGCGTTGACGCCGATCGCAACCACCAGATGATCGACCAGCGTCAGCGCCCGGCGGATCACGTCGAGATGCCCGTTGGTCATCGGATCGAATGTGCCGGGGTAAAGCCCGATGCGCGCCATGTGGTCCTACTCCTGCTCGTCGCCGGAACCGTTTTCGGCGCTCTCCTCGACCCGCTCGACCGACACCACGCGCTCGTCGGGCGCGGTACGGAAAACGGTCACGCCCTGCGTGCCGCGCGCCTGGATGGAGATGTCGTGGACCGGGCAGCGGATCAGCTGGCCGGCGTCGGTGACCAGCATGATCTGATCGTCGTCCTCGACCGGGAACGAGGCGACCAGACGGCCGTTGCGCGGGCCGATATCCATGGCAATGACGCCCTTGCCGCCGCGGCCCTTGGCCGGATAGCGATAGGAGGACGACCGGCGGCCGAAACCTTTTTCGGTGACGGCGATCACGAACTGCTCCTTGGCGCCGAGCTCGGCATAGCGTTCCGGCGTCAGCGTCATTTCCTCGGCCGGCGCATCGTCGGCATCCTCGTCGTCGGTTTTCGACGGGCCTTCCTCGGCCTCCGCTTCCCCGAGCGTAGCGCGGCGCATGGCGGCGGCCTGTTTCAGATAGGCCTCACGTTCGGCCGAAGTGACGTCGACATGACGCAGGATCGTCATGCCGATCACTTCATCGTCCTTGTCGAGCTTGATGCCGCGCACGCCTGTGGAGGTGCGGCCGGCGAAGACGCGCACATCCGGCACCGCAAAGCGCGCCGAGCGTCCGCCCGCCGCCGTCAGCAGCACGTCGTCATTCTCGGTGCAGCTCTGCACGCCGACAATGCTGTCGCCTTCATCATCCAGTTTCATCGCGATCTTGCCGCTACGATTGATCTGGATGAAGTCGGACAGCTTGTTGCGCCGGATGCCGCCGCTCTTGGTGGCGAACATCACGAACAGCTCGTCCCACTTACCCTCATCTTCGGGCAGCGGCATGATGGTGGTGATGGTTTCGCCCTGCTCCAGCGGCAGAATGTTGATCATCGCCTTGCCGCGCGCCTGCGGCGTCGATTGCGGCAGACGCCAGACCTTGAGCTTGTAGACCATGCCGGTTGAGGAGAAGAAGAGCACCGGCGTATGCGTGTTGGCGACGAAGAGGCGGGTGACGAAATCCTCGTCGCGCGTCGACATACCGGAGCGGCCCTTGCCGCCGCGGCGCTGCGCGCGATAGGTCGAGAGCGGCACACGCTTGATGTAGCCGTGATGGCTGACCGTGATGACCATGTCCTCGCGCTGGATCAGGTCTTCGTCCTCGAAATCGGACTCGGATTCGACGATCTCGGTGCGGCGCGGCGTCGCGAACTCCGATTTCACCGCCAGCAGCTCCTCGCGCATGATGCCGAGCACGCGCTCGCGCGAACGCAGGATGTCGAGATAGTCCGAAATCTTTTCGCCGAGACCCTTGAGCTCGTCGCCGATTTCGTCGCGGCCGAGCGCGGTCAGGCGTTGCAGGCGCAGGTCGAGAATGGCTTTCGCCTGTTCCTCCGACATGCGCGTGGTGCCTTCTTCCGTCAGCCGGTGACGCGGATCGTCGATCAGCGCGATCAGCGGCGCGATGTCGGCGGCCGGCCAGTCGCGCGCCATCAGGCGTTCGCGCGCGGTTGCCGGATCGGGCGCGGTGCGGATCAACTGGATCACTTCGTCGATATTGGCGACCGCGATGGCGAGGCCGACCAGCACATGGGCGCGGTCGCGCGCCTTGTTGAGCTCGAACTTGGTGCGCCGCGAAATCACTTCCTCGCGGAAGGCGATGAAGATGCCGAGGAACTGCTTGAGGTTCATCAGCTCCGGGCGGCCGTGATCGAGCGCCAGCATGTTGCAGCCGAAGCTCGATTGCAGCGGCGAGAAACGGTAAAGCTGGTTCAGCACGACATCGGGCATGGCGTCGCGCCTGAGCTCGACCACCACGCGCATGCCGTTGCGGTCGGATTCGTCGCGCAGGTCCGAAATGCCCTCGATGCGCTTTTCGCGCACAAGCTCGGCGATCTTCTCGACCATCGAGGCCTTGTTGACCTGATAAGGGATCTCGGTGATGACGATGGCATGGCGGTCCTTGCGGACCTCCTCGATCTCGGTGCGGCCGCGCACGACGACCGACCCGCGACCCAGATGATAGGCCGAGCGCGCACCCTGGCGGCCGAGCATGATGCCGCCGGTCGGGAAATCTGGCGCGGGGATATGTTCGATCAGCTCGTCGATGGTGATTTCGGGATTGTCGATCTGCGCGATGCAGGCGTCGATCACCTCGCCGAGATTGTGCGGCGGAATGTTGGTCGCCATGCCGACGGCAATGCCGCCCGCGCCGTTGACCAGAAGGTTCGGCACTTCGGACGGCAAGACGACAGGCTCCCTCTCCGAGCCGTCGTAATTGTCCTTGAAGTCGATCGTGTCCTTGTCGATGTCGCGCATCAGCGCATGGGCGGACTTCGCCATGCGCACTTCGGTGTAACGCATGGCGGCCGGCGGATCGCCGTCGACCGAACCGAAATTGCCCTGCCCGTCGAGCAACGGCAGGCGCATCGAGAAATCCTGCGCCATGCGCACCAGCGCGTCGTAGATCGACTGGTCGCCATGCGGGTGATATTTGCCGATGACGTCGCCGACGACGCGGGCCGACTTGCGATAGGGCTTGTTCCAGTCGTAGCCGTTTTCGTTCATCGAAAAGAGGATGCGGCGGTGAACGGGCTTGAGGCCGTCCCGCGCATCGGGCAACGCGCGGCTGACGATCACGCTCATCGCGTAATCGAGATAGGACGAGCGCATTTCTTCTTCGATGGAGATCGGGGAAACGTCGCGCTCGGGCGGCGGACCGTCGCCTGCGCCGCCCGTCGGGGGCTGCGATGCGCCGCCGCCGTTCAGGCCGTTTTCCATATCGGTATCGCCGCCCGGGGCCGGTTCGTTACCCGGAATGTCGCTGTCTTGGGTATCGGACAAGTGTTTTTCTGACGTTGCAGAGTGCCGCCGCGCGGGCCGAAAACGCGCGTCGCGGGAGCGCTCGAAAGGAACAAAAACGAGGGCCGGCGACATGCGCCGAATCCCTCTGACTGACTGCCGCAGAGACTATCAGTTTCGCCCTGTCACGGCAACTTCAAAGACGGTCAGGAGGGGGCTGTAAGCTATTGTTTTAGAAAGGAAAAAAGCGCCCGGCAAGCGGTGCCTCAATCTACCCTCGGGTCGTGTTCAGGAACGTTCCGCAGCCATCGAAAAATCCGCGCCGTTCAAGCCGGAAATCGAGACGTCCGACACAGCAGCCGGCGCGTCAGAACGGAATTTCGTCGTCGAGGTCCTGGGTGAAGTTGCCGCGTCCACCGCCCGAGCCGCCGCCGAAATCGTCGGAGCTGCTACCGCCGCCGTAATCGCCGCCGGAGGACGAGCCGCCGCCCTTGCCGTCGAGCATGGTCAGGACAGAGTTGAAGCCCTGCAACACCACTTCCGTCGAATATTTCTCGACGCCCGACTGGTCGGTCCATTTGCGCGTCTGCAGCGCACCTTCGATGTAGAGCTTGGCGCCCTTTTTGACATATTGCTCGATGACCTTGCAGAGCCCCTCGTTAAACACGACGATGCGGTGCCACTCGGTCTTTTCGCGGCGTTCGCCGGTGTTCTTGTCGCGCCAGCTTTCGGAGGTCGCGAGCCTGAGATTGGCGATCGGACGGCCGTCCTGTGTGCGGCGGATTTCAGGGTCCGCTCCCAGATTGCCGACCAGGATCACCTTGTTGACGCTGCCTGCCATTTTCCCGTCCTCGCGCTGAAACTGCCCTTGCGCCGGAACCTAACCGCGACGGCGGTTGCAAACCAGCGCACCCGATAAAAAACCTGTGGATCAAACGATGAAAGAAATGGCGGCGAAGAGCAGACCCGCCGTAATGGCAAGCATACCGCCAAACACAATCGTCTGACGCGTGATTGCCAAATCCAGTGCGGCACGCAAATCGTCCCGGGTCACTCGCAAATCTTCCTTCGTCACCAGATCGGTAATAATCATGTCGCCTCCCGCCCTGACCGGCTCGTTGTTCTTATTATGTTCTCATGAGCCCGCATTCGTGGCAAGCTGAAATCCGGCCCGTCGTGATTCTTTTCTAACACTCCAACATGGCCCTTGAAGCGGCGGCGGCCGCCCTACATAGATGATCCCGACACCGTACCCGTCAGGCCGGCCCGCCGGATGACGCCTCCCCAGAGTTCCTCCGCATGACCCGTGCCTCCCGATCCGCCGCCGCGCCCGACACGCAACACCGCCTGATCCGCGTGATCGGGGCGCGCGAACACAATCTGCGCAATGTCAGCGTCGAGCTGCCGCGCGACCAGCTGATCGTGATTACCGGCCTTTCGGGCTCCGGCAAGTCGTCGCTCGCCTTCGACACGATCTATGCGGAAGGCCAGCGCCGCTATGTCGAGAGCCTGTCGGCCTATGCGCGGCAGTTCCTGGAAATGATGCAGAAGCCGGATGTCGACCAGATCGACGGCCTCTCGCCCGCCATTTCGATCGAGCAGAAGACGACCTCGCGCAATCCGCGCTCGACGGTCGGCACCGTGACCGAGATCTACGACTATATGCGCCTCCTGTGGGCACGCATCGGCGTGCCCTATTCGCCCGCAACCGGGTTGCCTATTGAAAGCCAGACCGTGAGCCAGATGGTCGACCGCGTGACGGCGCTGCCGGAAGGCACGCGGCTTTTCCTGCTGGCGCCGATCGTGCGCGGGCGCAAGGGCGAGTACCGCAAGGAATTCGTCGAATTGCAGAAGAAGGGCTTTCAGCGCGTCAAGCTCGACGGGGCCTTCCACGAGATCGCCGACGTGCCGGAGCTCAACAAGAAGATCAAGCACGACATCGACGTGGTCGTGGACCGCATCGTCGTGCGCCCCGACCTCGGCAACCGGCTCGCCGACAGTTTCGAAATCGCGCTGGGACTCGCCGACGGCATCGCGGTCATCGAGATGGCCGATGCGAAAAAGGGCGAGGCGGCCGAGCGCATCATTTTCTCGTCGCGCTTCGCCTGCCCCGTGTCGGGCTTCACCATCGACGAGATCGAGCCGCGTCTCTTTTCGTTCAACAACCCGTTCGGCGCCTGCCCGGCTTGCGACGGGCTCGGCACGCAATTCTACATGGACCCGGACCTTGTAGTGCCGGACCACGGGCTTTCGCTGAAGAAAGGCGCGATTGCGCCGTGGTCGCGTTCGACCTCGCCCTACTACACGCAAACGCTGATGGCGCTGGCGAAGCAATACAAGTTCTCGATGACGGCGCCCTGGTCGCAACTGCCGGAAGAAGCGCAGAACGTGATCCTTTACGGCTCGGGCGACGAGGTGGTGACGTTTGCCTATGACGACGGCATGCGCTCCTACAAGACGAAGAAGCCTTTCGAGGGCGTGATCCCCAATCTCGAACGTCGCTGGCGCGAAACGGACAGCGCCTGGGCACGCGAGGAAATCGAACGCTTCCAGGGCATCACCGATTGCGACGCCTGCGGCGGCTTCCGCCTGAAGCCGGAGGCACTGTCGGTCAAGATCGCAAAGCTGCATGTCGGCGAAGTGTCGCGAATGTCGATCCGCGAGGCCGACCGCTGGTTCGCCGATCTCGACAAGCATCTGAGCGCAAAACAAAATGAAATTGCCGGCCGCGTGCTGAAGGAAATCCGCGAGCGCCTGCACTTCCTCAACAATGTCGGGCTTGAATATCTGACGCTGTCACGCAATTCCGGCACGCTCTCGGGCGGCGAGAGCCAGCGCATTCGGCTTGCCTCGCAGATCGGCTCGGGCCTGACGGGCGTTCTCTATGTGCTGGACGAACCGTCCATCGGCCTGCACCAGCGCGACAATGACCGCCTGCTCGAAACGCTGAAGCGGCTGCGCGACCTCGGCAACACCGTGATCGTGGTCGAACACGACGAGGACGCGATCCGCACCGCCGATCATGTGGTCGACATGGGACCGGGCGCCGGCATTCACGGCGGCGAGGTGGTGGCCGAAGGCACGGTCGACGACATCATGGCCACACCCGAAAGCCTGACCGGGCAATACCTCACCGGCTTCCGCCAGATCGAGGTGCCGGCCATGCGCCGGCCGGGCAATGGCAAATGGTTGAAGGTGACGGGCGCGAAGGAAAACAACCTCAAGAACGTCACCGCCGAAATTCCACTCGGCGTCTTCACCTGCGTCACCGGCGTCTCGGGCGGCGGCAAATCCACCTTGCTGATCGAGACGATCTACAAGGCCGTCGCGCGTCGCCTCAACAACACGCGCGAGCATCCCGGCGCCTTCGACGAGATTTTCGGCCTCGATCATCTTGACAAGATCATCGACATCGACCAGTCGCCGATCGGCCGCACGCCGCGCTCCAATCCGGCGACCTATACCGGCGCCTTCACCTTCATCCGCGACTGGTTTGCCGAGCTGCCCGAGAGCCGCGCCCGCGGCTACAAGCCTGGCCGCTTTTCGTTCAACGTCAAGGGCGGGCGCTGCGAGGTCTGTCAGGGCGACGGCGTCATCAAGATCGAGATGCACTTCCTGCCCGACGTCTATGTCGAATGCGACAATTGCCACGGCCATCGCTACAACCGCGAAACGCTGGAAGTGAAGTTCAAGGACAAGTCGATCGCCGACGTGCTGGAAATGACCGTCGACGAGGCCGCGACCTTCTTCAAGGCGGTGCCGGCGGTGCGCGACAAGATGGAAGTGTTGCAGCGCGTCGGCCTCGGCTACATCAAGGTCGGACAGCAGGCGACGACGCTGTCGGGCGGCGAGGCGCAGCGCGTCAAGCTCGCCAAGGAACTGTCGAAACGCGCCACCGGCCGCACGATCTACATTCTCGATGAGCCGACGACGGGCCTGCATTTCCACGACGTCGCCAAGCTGCTCGAAGTGCTGCACGAACTGGTCGACAGCGGCAACACGGTGGTGGTGATCGAGCACAATCTCGAAGTCATCAAGACCGCCGACTGGCTGCTCGACCTTGGGCCCGAGGGCGGCGACGGCGGCGGCGAGATCGTGGCGGCGGGTACGCCGGAAGACGTCGCAGCCGAACCGCGCTCCTACACCGGACAGTACCTGAAGGAACTCTTCAAACGCCGGCCGGGCAAAGGGGCCGCGGCGGCAAAGCCCCGCAAGGCCAGTGCCGCCGCAAAGAGCAAGACAAGCGCCCGTAAGGCCGCCCCGAAAGCAAAGCCCACCGCCGCGAAAGGAAAACGGCGCTAGCGCTTGTCGCTTGCGAGCCGAACCGGAACGCTCGTATCGAGGAATGCCAGAATGTGTTTCGCGACTTCCTCCGGCCGCTCTTCATGCGGCAAGAAGGCCGCGCCGCCGATCACCGCAAGGCTCGCCTTGTCCGGCATCCGCGCCACCATTTCCCGGGCGCGCCGCACCGGAAACACGCCGTCCTTCTCGCCCCAGATGAAGAGCATCGGCACGTCGATTTTCGCATGCAGTTCATCGAGACGCGCAACGAGACTGTGATCGACGCCGAGAAGATATTCGAGCAACCCCCGAAAGGCGTGGTCCGAACGCAGCCAGCTCGTCACGAACAGCTTCATGTATTCATCGTCGATCAGTCGATTGTCGACGAAGAAACCGACCCTTCCGAGCCAGCGCCGCATCAGCGGTTTCGAACCGAGCGCTGCCTTGAAGAGCGCGCGTCCAAAGCGCCGCTTGAACATCCATTGCAGTTTCGGCACGACACCGGGCAGGTGTCCAGGCACCTCGGTGTCGATGGCGACAATCTTGTCGACGCGCGCCGCATCCGACACTGCAAGCATCCGCGCGAAAGTGCCGCCCGTGTCGTGACCGACGACCGAGTAGTCCGACAGCTTCATCCTGTCCGCGAATGCCCGCACACGCTCGACATGGCCGTGAAAGGTGAAGTTGGTATGGCGGCTCCAGCCACTTTCTCCCATGCCCGCGGCGTCGAGCGCATAGCAGGTGTAGTGCGGTTCGAGCAGCGGCAGCAGCTTGCGGAAGCTCGCCTTGTGAAAGGGCCAGCCATGCAGCAAAATGAGCGC contains these protein-coding regions:
- a CDS encoding peptidylprolyl isomerase, with protein sequence MRKLTTALIALFALAGLSGKALALDPENTIYLDLKDGRVVIELLPEIAPRHAERIKTLAREGFYDGIVFHRVIEGFMAQTGDPTGTGMGGSFLDDLRAEFTRNESFTRGALGMARSQSPNSANSQFFICFDDASFLDGQYTLFGRVVEGMEFVDNIKRGEPPSDPDTIVKMQVAADVQEN
- the coaD gene encoding pantetheine-phosphate adenylyltransferase — protein: MARIGLYPGTFDPMTNGHLDVIRRALTLVDHLVVAIGVNATKTPLLTLEERFALIEAEAAPLAKAAGAKVSTTSFSGLVVNAADDAGANVIIRGLRGAVDFEYETQMVGMNRVMNPKVETVFLAASPETQFISSTLVRQIASMGGDILPFVPKSVAGKVLARIAEKK
- the gyrA gene encoding DNA gyrase subunit A — translated: MENGLNGGGASQPPTGGAGDGPPPERDVSPISIEEEMRSSYLDYAMSVIVSRALPDARDGLKPVHRRILFSMNENGYDWNKPYRKSARVVGDVIGKYHPHGDQSIYDALVRMAQDFSMRLPLLDGQGNFGSVDGDPPAAMRYTEVRMAKSAHALMRDIDKDTIDFKDNYDGSEREPVVLPSEVPNLLVNGAGGIAVGMATNIPPHNLGEVIDACIAQIDNPEITIDELIEHIPAPDFPTGGIMLGRQGARSAYHLGRGSVVVRGRTEIEEVRKDRHAIVITEIPYQVNKASMVEKIAELVREKRIEGISDLRDESDRNGMRVVVELRRDAMPDVVLNQLYRFSPLQSSFGCNMLALDHGRPELMNLKQFLGIFIAFREEVISRRTKFELNKARDRAHVLVGLAIAVANIDEVIQLIRTAPDPATARERLMARDWPAADIAPLIALIDDPRHRLTEEGTTRMSEEQAKAILDLRLQRLTALGRDEIGDELKGLGEKISDYLDILRSRERVLGIMREELLAVKSEFATPRRTEIVESESDFEDEDLIQREDMVITVSHHGYIKRVPLSTYRAQRRGGKGRSGMSTRDEDFVTRLFVANTHTPVLFFSSTGMVYKLKVWRLPQSTPQARGKAMINILPLEQGETITTIMPLPEDEGKWDELFVMFATKSGGIRRNKLSDFIQINRSGKIAMKLDDEGDSIVGVQSCTENDDVLLTAAGGRSARFAVPDVRVFAGRTSTGVRGIKLDKDDEVIGMTILRHVDVTSAEREAYLKQAAAMRRATLGEAEAEEGPSKTDDEDADDAPAEEMTLTPERYAELGAKEQFVIAVTEKGFGRRSSSYRYPAKGRGGKGVIAMDIGPRNGRLVASFPVEDDDQIMLVTDAGQLIRCPVHDISIQARGTQGVTVFRTAPDERVVSVERVEESAENGSGDEQE
- a CDS encoding single-stranded DNA-binding protein, with the translated sequence MAGSVNKVILVGNLGADPEIRRTQDGRPIANLRLATSESWRDKNTGERREKTEWHRIVVFNEGLCKVIEQYVKKGAKLYIEGALQTRKWTDQSGVEKYSTEVVLQGFNSVLTMLDGKGGGSSSGGDYGGGSSSDDFGGGSGGGRGNFTQDLDDEIPF
- the uvrA gene encoding excinuclease ABC subunit UvrA, encoding MTRASRSAAAPDTQHRLIRVIGAREHNLRNVSVELPRDQLIVITGLSGSGKSSLAFDTIYAEGQRRYVESLSAYARQFLEMMQKPDVDQIDGLSPAISIEQKTTSRNPRSTVGTVTEIYDYMRLLWARIGVPYSPATGLPIESQTVSQMVDRVTALPEGTRLFLLAPIVRGRKGEYRKEFVELQKKGFQRVKLDGAFHEIADVPELNKKIKHDIDVVVDRIVVRPDLGNRLADSFEIALGLADGIAVIEMADAKKGEAAERIIFSSRFACPVSGFTIDEIEPRLFSFNNPFGACPACDGLGTQFYMDPDLVVPDHGLSLKKGAIAPWSRSTSPYYTQTLMALAKQYKFSMTAPWSQLPEEAQNVILYGSGDEVVTFAYDDGMRSYKTKKPFEGVIPNLERRWRETDSAWAREEIERFQGITDCDACGGFRLKPEALSVKIAKLHVGEVSRMSIREADRWFADLDKHLSAKQNEIAGRVLKEIRERLHFLNNVGLEYLTLSRNSGTLSGGESQRIRLASQIGSGLTGVLYVLDEPSIGLHQRDNDRLLETLKRLRDLGNTVIVVEHDEDAIRTADHVVDMGPGAGIHGGEVVAEGTVDDIMATPESLTGQYLTGFRQIEVPAMRRPGNGKWLKVTGAKENNLKNVTAEIPLGVFTCVTGVSGGGKSTLLIETIYKAVARRLNNTREHPGAFDEIFGLDHLDKIIDIDQSPIGRTPRSNPATYTGAFTFIRDWFAELPESRARGYKPGRFSFNVKGGRCEVCQGDGVIKIEMHFLPDVYVECDNCHGHRYNRETLEVKFKDKSIADVLEMTVDEAATFFKAVPAVRDKMEVLQRVGLGYIKVGQQATTLSGGEAQRVKLAKELSKRATGRTIYILDEPTTGLHFHDVAKLLEVLHELVDSGNTVVVIEHNLEVIKTADWLLDLGPEGGDGGGEIVAAGTPEDVAAEPRSYTGQYLKELFKRRPGKGAAAAKPRKASAAAKSKTSARKAAPKAKPTAAKGKRR
- a CDS encoding alpha/beta hydrolase is translated as MTKTLTFPYEDIELAYTVSGSGPALILLHGWPFHKASFRKLLPLLEPHYTCYALDAAGMGESGWSRHTNFTFHGHVERVRAFADRMKLSDYSVVGHDTGGTFARMLAVSDAARVDKIVAIDTEVPGHLPGVVPKLQWMFKRRFGRALFKAALGSKPLMRRWLGRVGFFVDNRLIDDEYMKLFVTSWLRSDHAFRGLLEYLLGVDHSLVARLDELHAKIDVPMLFIWGEKDGVFPVRRAREMVARMPDKASLAVIGGAAFLPHEERPEEVAKHILAFLDTSVPVRLASDKR